The Pseudomonas sp. S06B 330 genome contains the following window.
GATCAAGAAGTTTTTGGCACAATCCAGCTTGATGGTGAAGATACGTTAGTTACGTTAAAAAGCAAATCCACCATCCCCTCCCTCAACGAACTTAACTACTTAACTGGCATAGGCTTCGACCATAAAATCATTTCATGCTTAGATTGTATCGATGCAGGATTTCAAGAAAACTATCATCATGGAGGAACTGAGTTCACCGCTTCTACTTTCCCTCATTACGTATCTGTTGGGGACGCAAATCTCAGCACCACAGAAAACACTATAACCGAGATCTGCTTTACAACAAACGACCTCCCAACCTTATTCAATGACCGCAGCGCATTTGGACATTTATTTAGCAACAAAGACCAGTTAAATAAACTCTTAACCCAAAACCAAGAAACAATCAAAAAGCATTTTAGCCTTAATTACAAATTTGAGCCGCCAGAAATATCAGAGACCCCACACATTTTCTACTGGACGGGGAAATTAGACATTTTCAAATGCGACACTAACATTGCCTCTCTGAAGATAGCCCACAGCCCCAGCTTTTCTGTTGACGGTAAATCAGGAATAACTTGCGACAACAATATAATTGCATACTTAAATTTTGACAGCCCAATTAATTTTCAAAAAGCCATTGACAGCATTTCGACTTTCAATAGATTCTTTTCCATCGTCGCAGGACGCACTCAAAAAGCCAGCAATATAAAAATAAAGAAAAATGATGCATTACCAGAAAGCTACATAGACATATATTGCAGCTACAACCCCACAACTCCCACCTTCCCCCTTCAAAATGCCAACGACACCCCTCTAAACCCAATTCACAGACCAGATGAGTTTTCCGCTGTTCTACAAGAATGGATCATTAGGGAGCCAGAATGGCGTACTGGGCGAACTCAATATTTAAATGGTTTAAACAAAAGCCGCTCTTATGATACCGACAGGCTTGTTTCTGCGGCCAACGCCTTTGATATATTACCTTCAAAAGCCACCGTACCTGACATAGAAATATCTACGGAATATGAAATCGCGCGCAATGAATGCATTAAAATTCTAGAAGGTCTACCGATATCTGATGACAGAGCCGCGGCTATCGGAGTGATGAAGAGATGGG
Protein-coding sequences here:
- a CDS encoding ApeA N-terminal domain 1-containing protein, whose protein sequence is MDTNPKEINGFFKIYDQEVFGTIQLDGEDTLVTLKSKSTIPSLNELNYLTGIGFDHKIISCLDCIDAGFQENYHHGGTEFTASTFPHYVSVGDANLSTTENTITEICFTTNDLPTLFNDRSAFGHLFSNKDQLNKLLTQNQETIKKHFSLNYKFEPPEISETPHIFYWTGKLDIFKCDTNIASLKIAHSPSFSVDGKSGITCDNNIIAYLNFDSPINFQKAIDSISTFNRFFSIVAGRTQKASNIKIKKNDALPESYIDIYCSYNPTTPTFPLQNANDTPLNPIHRPDEFSAVLQEWIIREPEWRTGRTQYLNGLNKSRSYDTDRLVSAANAFDILPSKATVPDIEISTEYEIARNECIKILEGLPISDDRAAAIGVMKRWGRANLRSKVLHRAKIVKSHITEIMDGIDRVLILAIKTRNYFVHGSDDFNYKKYEQFLPLFTDALEFVFSASDMIECGWMPDAWIKTRPSYSHNYSYFIRSFKDEINQLKLVEGETKHWPT